The following DNA comes from Phytohabitans rumicis.
GGTCAGGCGCGGAGGCGGTCGATGCTGCGCATCTTGTTCATCGCGTCCAGCGCCGCCACCTTGTACGACTCGGACAGCGTCGGGTAGTTGAAGACCGTGTCGACCAGGTAATCGATCGTGCCCTTGCAGCCCATCACCGCCTGACCGATGTGGACGATCTCGGTGGCGCCGGTGCCGAAGACGTGCACGCCCAGCAGGGTGCGGTCGTCGGGGGAGACGAGCAGCTTGAGCATGCCGTACGAGTCGCCGATGATCTGGCCGCGGGCCAGCTCGCGGTAGCGGGCGATGCCGGTCTCGAACGGGACCCGGCTCTCGGTCAGCTCGTCCTCGGTGCGCCCGACGAAGCTGATCTCCGGGATCGTGTAGATGCCGATCGGCTGCAGCTCGTGCATCGCGTGCACCGGCTCGTCGCAGGCGTGGTGGGCGGCCACCCGGCCCTGCTCCATCGAGGTGGACGCCAGCGCCGGGAAGCCGATCACGTCGCCGACGGCGTAGATGTGCTCGACCTCCGTACGGAAGTTCTCGTCGACCTTGATCCGGCCGCGCGCGTCCGCGCTGAGCCCGGCGACCTCCAGCGCGAGCTGGTCGGCCATGCCCTGCCGGCCGGCGGAGTACATGACGACGTCGGCGGCGATCCGCTTGCCGCTCTCCAGGACGGCGATCGCGCCGCGCGGGTGGTGCTCGACCGCCGCCACCGTCTCGCTGAACCGGAACGTCACCGACAGGTCGCGCAGGTGGTACTTGAGCGCCTCGATGATCTCCAGGTCGCAGAACTC
Coding sequences within:
- the sthA gene encoding Si-specific NAD(P)(+) transhydrogenase, whose product is MYDYDVLVLGSGPGGQKAAIAAAKLGRRVAIIERRHMMGGVCINTGTIPSKTLREAVLYLTGLSQREMYGQSYRLKDDITVDDLTARTQHVIGREIDVVRSQLARNRIRLLTGTGSFTDPHTLRVLDDSGREQKVTGEKIVIAAGTRPARPASVEFDERTIIDSDGILNLQHVPQSLVVVGAGVIGIEYASMFAALGTKVTVVERRDRMLEFCDLEIIEALKYHLRDLSVTFRFSETVAAVEHHPRGAIAVLESGKRIAADVVMYSAGRQGMADQLALEVAGLSADARGRIKVDENFRTEVEHIYAVGDVIGFPALASTSMEQGRVAAHHACDEPVHAMHELQPIGIYTIPEISFVGRTEDELTESRVPFETGIARYRELARGQIIGDSYGMLKLLVSPDDRTLLGVHVFGTGATEIVHIGQAVMGCKGTIDYLVDTVFNYPTLSESYKVAALDAMNKMRSIDRLRA